The sequence TGACCGCGAATGGCGCCTATGCCGTCCGCGCCGGCCGGGCCGCGACGGTCAAGGTCCGCCTGACCGCGACCGGTCGTCGCCTCCTGCGCGGCGGCTCCAGGAAGGTCGTGGTCGAGCTGACTCCGCGGGGCGCGACGAAGGCGGCCGTCGCCCGCCGCGCGCGCCTGCGCGGCTGAGCCTGCGGACGGGGCGCGACACCGCGCCCCGTCCGCTCCATCGTCCCGGCGCGCTGTAGCGCCGGGAGCCGCCCGCGGACGTCTTCGACGCCCGGCGCCGACGCACGTCTTGACGTCTGAGCAATCGCGATATATCGTGATGCAACACCGATACGACGAAAGGAGACGACATGCGTCGTCAGCATCAGCACCAGCAGCACCCCTTCTCCTCCGCGTTCGCGGGCGCCGCCGCCTCCGAGGGCGTCGGCTCCCGTGGCGGATTCGGGCCGGGCGACGGCTTCGATCCCCGTGAGGGCTTCGGTCCCGGCGAGGGCTTTGGTCCCGGCGAGGACTTCGGTCCCCGTGAGGGCTTCGGTCCCGGCGAGGGCTTCGGCCCGGGCGCGGGCGCGGGTCCGGGCTTCGGCCCCGGTCGCGGCCCGGTCGTCACGATGGGCCCGGACGGGCCCGGCGACTTCGGCCCGCCCGGCGGCCGGGGGCGCGGCCGCGGCGGGCGCGGCCGCGGGCCGGGCCGGCACGGCCACGGTCACGGCCGCGGGCCGGGCGGCCCGCCCGGCGGCCCCTGGGGCCGCCCGGGCGATCCCGAGCTGCCCGGCTTCCTGCCCGCCGGTCCGCGGGCCGGGCGCGGCGACGTTCGCGCCGGGGTCCTCGTCCTCCTGCTCGAGGGTCCGATGCACGGCTACCAGCTCATCTCGGAGCTGCGCGAGCGCTCCGGGGGCGCCTGGCGGCCGAGCCCCGGGTCGATCTACCCGACGCTCAAGCGCCTGGCCGCCGAGGGCCTGGTCACGAGCACCGAGGGCGAGGGCCGCGGCGGCCGCCGCGCCCACGCGCTGACCGACGAGGGCCGGGCCGAGGCCGAGCGCATCGCCGAGGAGGCGAACCCCTGGGACGCGATGGGCGGAGGCGAGGACGCCGACGCCGTCGAGCTGCGCGACCTGGTCGTCAGCGTCGTCGAGGCGGCCCGGCAGGTGGTCCGCGTCGCGACGCCCGCGCAGGCGGACGAGGCGAAGGCCGCGCTCGTCGAGGCCCGCCGCCGCCTGTACGGCATCCTCGCGGCCGAGCCGCAGCCGGCGGCCGAGCCGGCGGCCGCGCCCGCGGAGCCGCAGGACGATCCGGCCACGCCCGAGGGCGAGGAGCAGGCCTAGGGCGGCGGGGTCCGGGGCTGAACCAGGCTCCGGACCCCCGCCCGGAAACGACGACGGCCGCCCGGTGGGCGGCCGTCGTCGGCGTGGCAGTGGCGTCCCCACCGTTGCGCGAGCCTACGGCCCGCGCGCGACGCCGCTAGGCCATCGGCAGCGAGGCGCCCTTTGGCTCGTTCTGCATCACGGGGAGCGTCGGCAGCTCCTGCAGGATCGGCGGCAGCTCGGGCGTGGCGGCGATCAGGCCGCGGGCCACATCGCGGACGGCCTCGGCCGCCGCGTCGGCGACGCCGGCCGCCACGAGCGGCACGCCGGCGTCGGCCTGCTCGCGCAGCGCCATCGTCAGCGGCACGCGGCCGAACAGCGGCACCGACAGCTCGTCGGCCAGCTCCTGGCCGCCGCCCTCGCCGAAGATCTCGTAGCGCTGGCCGTCCGGCGTGGTGAAGCCGGACATGTTCTCGACGACGCCGAGGACGTCGAGCTGCACCTTCGTCGCCATCTCCGCGGCGCGGCGCGCGACCTTCTGCGCGGCCGGCTGCGGCGTCGTGACGAGCAGGAAGCGCGCCTGCGGCAGCAGCTGCGCCAGCGTCATCGAGACGTCGCCGGTGCCCGGGGGCAGGTCGATCAGCAGGTAGTCGAGCGCGCCCCAGTCGACGTCGTCGAGGAACTGGTTGAGCGCCTTGTGCAGCATCGGGCCGCGCCAGACGACGGCGCTGTCCTCGGGCACGAAGAAGCCGATCGACATGACCTTCACGCCCTGCGACTCCAGGGGGAGGATCTTGCGCTCGGCGGAGACCGGCGGGCGCTCGCCGCCCAGGCCGAACATCCGCGGGATGGAGTAGCCCCAGACGTCGGCGTCGAGCACGCCGACCGACTTGCCCTCGGCCGCCAGCGCGGCGGCCAGGTTGACGGTCAGGCTGGACTTGCCGACGCCGCCCTTGCCGGAGCCGACGCAGATGACGTTGGCGATCTGCGCGACCTTCTCGCCGGCGGGCATCGCGCCCTGGATGCCGAGCTTCTTCTGCAGCGCGGCCTTCTCCTCGGGGGAGAGCGTGTCGAACTCGACGCCGATCTCCTCCACGCCGAGGGCGCGGACGGCCTTGCGGACGGCCACGACGAAGTGGTTGCGCAGCGGGCAGCCGTTCGTCGTCAGTGAGATCGTCACGTCGACGCGGTCCTCGCCGATCGAGATGTCGCGGACCATCCCGAGCTCGACGACGTCCTTCTTCAGCTCGGGGTCGATCACCGCCTCGAGGGCCTGGAGGATCTCCTCGCGTGTGGGCATCCATCGAT comes from Patulibacter sp. SYSU D01012 and encodes:
- a CDS encoding PadR family transcriptional regulator; amino-acid sequence: MRRQHQHQQHPFSSAFAGAAASEGVGSRGGFGPGDGFDPREGFGPGEGFGPGEDFGPREGFGPGEGFGPGAGAGPGFGPGRGPVVTMGPDGPGDFGPPGGRGRGRGGRGRGPGRHGHGHGRGPGGPPGGPWGRPGDPELPGFLPAGPRAGRGDVRAGVLVLLLEGPMHGYQLISELRERSGGAWRPSPGSIYPTLKRLAAEGLVTSTEGEGRGGRRAHALTDEGRAEAERIAEEANPWDAMGGGEDADAVELRDLVVSVVEAARQVVRVATPAQADEAKAALVEARRRLYGILAAEPQPAAEPAAAPAEPQDDPATPEGEEQA
- a CDS encoding Mrp/NBP35 family ATP-binding protein encodes the protein MPTREEILQALEAVIDPELKKDVVELGMVRDISIGEDRVDVTISLTTNGCPLRNHFVVAVRKAVRALGVEEIGVEFDTLSPEEKAALQKKLGIQGAMPAGEKVAQIANVICVGSGKGGVGKSSLTVNLAAALAAEGKSVGVLDADVWGYSIPRMFGLGGERPPVSAERKILPLESQGVKVMSIGFFVPEDSAVVWRGPMLHKALNQFLDDVDWGALDYLLIDLPPGTGDVSMTLAQLLPQARFLLVTTPQPAAQKVARRAAEMATKVQLDVLGVVENMSGFTTPDGQRYEIFGEGGGQELADELSVPLFGRVPLTMALREQADAGVPLVAAGVADAAAEAVRDVARGLIAATPELPPILQELPTLPVMQNEPKGASLPMA